The following are from one region of the Sphingobium sp. TKS genome:
- a CDS encoding acyl-CoA dehydrogenase C-terminal domain-containing protein, whose translation MFSYVPPIDDYRFLLTEVLGFDRAMAETGKEVDADLAAAVLEEAGRMCAERLHPINRHGDEEGSRLVDGEVRTPEGFAEAWRDFVAAGWASLSADPEYGGQGLPFILQLWLDEMLSAANLSFGLFPGLTRGACEAIMAHASDRLKATYLPRMVSGEWTGAMALTESGAGTDLALLKTKAVPDADGGYAVTGQKIFISSGDHDFGGNIVHLVLARLPDAPAGVKGISLFLVPKYLPDADGGFTIRNAMSVGALEKKMGIHAQPTCVMNYDGATGWLVGEPNKGLAAMFTMMNAERLMVGIQGLGIAGASYQQAAGYAKERLQGRSADGARGPVAIIEHADVRRMLLHIRAFVEAGRALAGWTALQLDRAHHHADAAERAKADALVALLTPVVKAAFTDYGFESAVQAQQVFGGHGYIREWGMEQYVRDARIAQIYEGTNGVQAMDLVGRKLSMAGGAVVDGFFALVAEELKAAEGLSIAERTGEALTLLRGVTASLRGAGVEAAGAAAVDYLRLFALVSMGWMWTRMAVAANADTPLHEAKRAVADFFAQRMLPQAQGLAGSIAAGEATIMALGADAF comes from the coding sequence ATGTTCAGCTATGTTCCGCCGATCGATGATTACCGCTTCCTGTTGACCGAGGTGCTCGGCTTCGACCGGGCGATGGCGGAGACGGGCAAGGAGGTCGATGCGGACCTGGCGGCGGCGGTGCTGGAAGAAGCGGGGCGCATGTGCGCGGAGCGGCTGCACCCGATCAACCGTCATGGCGATGAAGAAGGGAGTCGCCTCGTCGACGGCGAGGTGCGGACACCGGAGGGCTTTGCCGAAGCCTGGCGCGATTTTGTGGCCGCAGGCTGGGCTTCGCTCTCGGCGGACCCGGAATATGGCGGGCAGGGCTTGCCCTTCATCCTCCAGCTCTGGCTTGACGAGATGCTGTCGGCGGCGAATCTGTCCTTTGGCTTGTTCCCCGGCCTGACACGTGGCGCGTGCGAGGCGATCATGGCCCATGCCAGCGATCGGTTGAAGGCCACCTACCTCCCGCGCATGGTGAGCGGCGAATGGACCGGCGCCATGGCGCTGACCGAAAGCGGCGCGGGCACGGACCTTGCCCTGCTCAAGACCAAGGCGGTTCCGGATGCCGACGGCGGCTATGCCGTCACCGGGCAAAAGATCTTCATTTCCTCGGGCGACCATGATTTCGGCGGCAATATCGTTCATCTGGTGCTGGCGCGCCTGCCCGATGCCCCAGCGGGCGTGAAGGGGATCAGCCTGTTCCTGGTGCCCAAATATCTGCCCGATGCGGACGGCGGCTTCACGATCCGCAATGCCATGTCGGTCGGGGCGCTGGAAAAGAAGATGGGCATTCATGCCCAGCCGACCTGCGTGATGAACTATGACGGCGCGACCGGCTGGCTGGTGGGGGAACCGAACAAGGGTCTGGCCGCCATGTTCACCATGATGAACGCCGAGCGGCTGATGGTCGGCATTCAGGGTCTGGGCATTGCCGGCGCCTCCTACCAGCAGGCAGCCGGCTATGCGAAGGAGCGGCTCCAGGGGCGCAGCGCCGATGGCGCGCGGGGTCCGGTGGCGATCATCGAGCATGCCGATGTGCGGCGGATGCTGCTCCATATCCGCGCTTTCGTGGAGGCCGGGCGCGCTCTCGCAGGTTGGACGGCGTTGCAGCTCGACCGGGCGCATCACCATGCCGACGCGGCCGAGCGGGCCAAGGCCGATGCGCTGGTCGCCCTGCTGACCCCGGTGGTGAAGGCGGCCTTCACGGATTATGGCTTCGAAAGCGCGGTGCAGGCGCAGCAAGTGTTCGGCGGCCACGGCTACATCCGCGAATGGGGCATGGAGCAATATGTCCGCGATGCGCGCATCGCCCAGATCTATGAGGGCACCAATGGCGTGCAGGCCATGGACCTGGTCGGGCGCAAGCTCTCCATGGCGGGCGGCGCGGTGGTCGACGGCTTTTTCGCGCTTGTCGCGGAAGAATTGAAGGCGGCGGAAGGCTTGTCCATCGCGGAAAGGACGGGCGAAGCCCTCACCTTGCTGCGCGGCGTGACAGCTTCGCTGCGGGGCGCGGGCGTGGAAGCGGCGGGCGCGGCGGCGGTCGATTATCTGCGCCTCTTCGCGCTGGTTTCCATGGGCTGGATGTGGACGCGCATGGCTGTCGCCGCCAATGCGGATACGCCGCTGCATGAGGCCAAGCGCGCTGTTGCCGACTTTTTCGCTCAACGGATGTTGCCGCAGGCACAGGGTCTGGCGGGCAGCATCGCGGCAGGTGAAGCCACGATCATGGCGCTTGGCGCCGACGCCTTCTGA